A portion of the Nitratidesulfovibrio termitidis HI1 genome contains these proteins:
- the fba gene encoding class II fructose-1,6-bisphosphate aldolase: MPLTGPKQMFERAYKEGYAIGAFNVNNMEIIQGIMQAAGEEKAPLILQVSAGARKYAGQNYIVKLIEAALLDTDLPVVLHLDHGQDFNICKDCIDGGFTSVMYDGSHLPYEENIAVTKQVVEYAHARGVWVEAELGQLAGVEDEVSAEHSVYTDPDQAVDFVKRTGCDSLAIAIGTSHGAYKFTGEARLDFARLEKITSMLPGYPLVLHGASSVPQEFVDMANTYGGKVGSAKGVPEDLLRKAATFGVCKINIDTDIRLAMTATIRKHFMEKPADFDPRAYLKPARDAVKNMVQHKIRNVLGCSNKI; encoded by the coding sequence ATGCCGCTGACCGGTCCCAAGCAGATGTTCGAGCGGGCCTACAAGGAAGGGTACGCCATCGGCGCCTTCAACGTGAACAACATGGAAATCATCCAGGGCATCATGCAGGCGGCCGGTGAAGAAAAGGCCCCACTGATCCTTCAGGTTTCCGCCGGCGCCCGCAAGTACGCCGGGCAGAACTACATCGTGAAGCTCATCGAGGCGGCCCTGCTGGACACCGACCTGCCGGTGGTGCTGCACCTTGACCACGGCCAGGACTTCAACATCTGCAAGGACTGCATCGACGGCGGCTTCACCTCGGTCATGTACGACGGCTCGCATCTGCCGTACGAAGAGAACATCGCCGTCACGAAGCAGGTCGTCGAATACGCCCACGCGCGCGGCGTGTGGGTGGAAGCGGAACTGGGCCAGTTGGCGGGCGTGGAGGACGAAGTGTCCGCCGAACATTCGGTGTACACCGACCCCGACCAGGCCGTGGACTTCGTGAAGCGCACCGGCTGCGATTCGCTGGCCATCGCCATCGGCACCAGCCACGGGGCCTACAAATTCACGGGCGAGGCCAGGCTGGACTTCGCGCGGCTGGAAAAGATCACCAGCATGCTGCCCGGCTACCCGCTGGTGCTGCATGGCGCCTCCAGCGTGCCGCAGGAATTCGTGGACATGGCCAACACCTACGGCGGCAAGGTGGGCAGCGCCAAGGGCGTGCCCGAGGACCTGCTGCGCAAGGCGGCCACCTTCGGCGTGTGCAAGATCAACATCGACACCGACATCCGCCTGGCCATGACCGCCACCATCCGCAAGCATTTCATGGAAAAACCGGCTGACTTCGACCCGCGCGCGTACCTGAAGCCCGCGCGCGACGCCGTAAAGAACATGGTGCAGCACAAGATTCGCAACGTGCTGGGCTGCTCGAACAAGATCTAA
- the surE gene encoding 5'/3'-nucleotidase SurE: MIIALTNDDGIQAPGLRAMYKALLDAGHEVHVVAPVTEQSAVGHAVTISLPLRVKEFHENGFRGRGVYGTPTDCVKLGLSCLLDKKPDVVVSGINAGANVGPDILYSGTVSAATEAAHMGYPALAVSYDSFRPADLSGQAAHAAGLLATLDWQSLPARCVVNLNYPALPMTEVKGVRACPQTRAVWKDWYDHRTDPRGGSYWWLNGVIPPETVAPGTDRALLTEGWITLTPLRFDFTDHAAMDVLSRVQGDGAGGNGTGNETGSGAGGGEA; encoded by the coding sequence ATGATCATCGCCCTGACCAACGACGACGGCATCCAGGCCCCCGGCCTGCGCGCCATGTACAAGGCCCTGCTGGACGCCGGGCACGAGGTGCACGTGGTGGCCCCGGTCACCGAACAGTCCGCCGTGGGCCACGCCGTGACCATCAGTCTGCCCCTGCGGGTGAAGGAATTTCACGAAAACGGCTTTCGCGGGCGCGGTGTGTACGGCACCCCCACCGACTGCGTGAAGCTGGGCCTGTCGTGCCTGCTGGACAAGAAGCCCGACGTGGTGGTGTCCGGCATCAACGCCGGGGCCAACGTGGGGCCGGACATCCTGTACTCCGGCACGGTGTCCGCCGCCACCGAGGCGGCGCACATGGGCTACCCCGCCCTGGCCGTGTCCTACGACTCGTTCCGGCCCGCCGACCTTTCCGGCCAGGCCGCCCACGCCGCCGGGCTGCTGGCCACGCTGGACTGGCAGTCCCTGCCCGCCCGCTGCGTGGTGAACCTGAACTACCCCGCCCTGCCCATGACCGAGGTGAAGGGCGTGCGCGCCTGCCCCCAGACCCGCGCGGTGTGGAAGGACTGGTACGACCACCGGACGGACCCGCGCGGCGGCTCGTACTGGTGGCTGAACGGCGTCATTCCGCCGGAAACCGTGGCCCCCGGCACAGACCGCGCCCTGTTGACCGAAGGGTGGATCACCCTTACCCCGCTGCGCTTCGACTTCACCGACCACGCCGCCATGGACGTGCTGTCCAGGGTGCAGGGCGACGGGGCTGGCGGTAACGGGACCGGCAACGAGACGGGCAGCGGGGCTGGCGGCGGCGAGGCGTAA